The following coding sequences are from one Lysinibacillus sp. FSL W8-0992 window:
- a CDS encoding NUDIX domain-containing protein encodes MFSFTDLNGFQVDLSFTRGEFEVEPKHVLIFLKHKNKWLCTIHKRRGVEVPGGKVEPGETLEQAAVREVFEETGVHVKNLRWFAEYAVHGELLFCKTVFTAQFVSQEKVEFDLETSGMVWLTDEEFVSHQNLSFHMKDEGMQKMLEELKRYDDQW; translated from the coding sequence ATGTTTTCATTTACAGATTTAAATGGTTTTCAAGTCGATTTAAGCTTTACAAGAGGTGAGTTTGAAGTTGAGCCAAAGCATGTACTTATCTTTTTAAAGCATAAAAATAAATGGTTATGCACGATTCATAAGCGTCGTGGCGTAGAAGTTCCAGGTGGTAAGGTAGAACCTGGCGAAACATTAGAACAAGCTGCTGTTAGAGAAGTATTTGAAGAAACAGGTGTACATGTGAAAAATCTTCGTTGGTTCGCAGAATACGCTGTCCATGGTGAACTATTGTTTTGTAAAACAGTCTTTACTGCGCAATTTGTAAGTCAGGAGAAGGTAGAGTTTGACTTGGAGACATCGGGAATGGTCTGGCTAACTGATGAAGAGTTTGTAAGTCACCAAAATTTAAGCTTTCATATGAAGGACGAAGGCATGCAAAAAATGCTAGAGGAGCTGAAGCGTTATGACGATCAATGGTGA
- a CDS encoding helix-turn-helix domain-containing protein, whose product MGFGKQVNAIRKKNKMTLQELSVVSNVSASMLSQIEREEKNPTIQIACQIAEALNTTLSALLDQQEKRDIVVIRKDERPIYVDEKSGFQRHLLSPSVPSRGIEFVLNIIPANKESGIFPAHKSGVKEYIFVKSGKLRVELGRGTFYEELAAGDSFFFEADTEHRFINITNEECHYFLVIDSSQYMK is encoded by the coding sequence ATGGGATTTGGAAAGCAAGTAAATGCTATTAGAAAAAAAAATAAGATGACATTACAGGAGCTTTCAGTCGTAAGTAACGTGAGTGCCTCGATGCTATCTCAAATTGAAAGAGAAGAAAAAAATCCAACGATTCAAATAGCTTGTCAAATTGCGGAGGCATTAAATACAACGCTTTCTGCTTTGTTAGATCAACAGGAAAAAAGGGATATTGTAGTTATAAGAAAAGATGAACGCCCAATATATGTCGACGAAAAGTCTGGGTTTCAACGTCATTTATTATCACCTTCCGTTCCTTCTAGAGGCATTGAGTTTGTTTTAAATATCATTCCAGCCAATAAAGAATCGGGTATATTTCCTGCACATAAATCAGGCGTAAAAGAGTATATTTTTGTTAAAAGCGGGAAGTTACGTGTTGAATTAGGACGCGGCACTTTTTATGAAGAATTAGCAGCAGGGGATTCCTTCTTTTTTGAAGCGGATACAGAGCATCGATTTATCAATATAACAAATGAAGAATGTCACTATTTCCTTGTAATTGATTCCTCGCAGTATATGAAATAA
- a CDS encoding L-lactate permease: MIKVVLALLPLISILFMIFILKKSSIFTGTVACILTTVIAISPVFHTSVVLLPKPFIKSFLTTVPVIYILFFGILLFHLMEKSGAIQKIATAIATSTDDKTYQVLLLALGLSPLIESVSGFGLAVIVIAPILIALKFNAIQSSLIALISLCIIPWGTLAMGTMIGASLGNIPLEDLGVGSALLCIPIYIYFAFLVTYIGVGKKAMKKKQLQILWIGLLLGLSVWICNRFISVELAGLVGSLTVIITIFMMITLHNRSNQHRSNALLKNISPYLLLIVLLFISRTIPPIKDFLTHLFTVTIKSYHFQLSFLYSPGFFLFIVCLFTCILFRLNSASIIDSIKLTINKCYPVLLTTFLYIVVSEMMSEAKMIQLLSLTAAHSFGSLFIFITPLIGATGGFLTGSNTASNTMFIRLQTETAIQIGASPTLLACIQNVSSSLMTMVNPSRVALSCSVCNITTLENNIQIKMAIVSIGTLAIIFIEIIFQLLFLK; encoded by the coding sequence ATGATAAAAGTCGTTTTAGCACTATTACCTTTAATTAGTATTTTATTTATGATATTCATTTTAAAAAAATCTTCTATTTTTACTGGCACTGTCGCTTGCATACTTACAACCGTTATCGCTATTTCTCCTGTATTTCACACCAGCGTCGTGTTGCTTCCTAAACCTTTCATCAAAAGTTTTCTTACAACAGTGCCAGTAATTTATATTTTATTTTTTGGCATTTTATTATTTCATTTAATGGAGAAATCAGGAGCGATACAAAAAATAGCTACTGCCATCGCCACCTCTACCGATGACAAAACGTATCAAGTGTTGTTATTAGCTTTAGGGCTTTCACCTTTAATTGAATCTGTTAGTGGCTTTGGCTTAGCGGTAATTGTTATTGCACCTATTTTAATAGCTTTAAAATTTAATGCGATCCAATCTTCCCTCATTGCATTAATTAGTTTATGTATAATTCCTTGGGGGACGTTAGCGATGGGCACAATGATTGGTGCATCATTAGGAAACATTCCCTTAGAGGATTTAGGTGTTGGTAGTGCCCTTCTGTGTATCCCTATTTATATTTATTTCGCCTTTTTAGTTACTTATATTGGAGTGGGAAAAAAAGCAATGAAAAAGAAACAATTGCAAATACTATGGATTGGATTGCTATTAGGTTTAAGCGTGTGGATTTGTAATCGCTTCATCAGTGTCGAGCTTGCAGGTTTAGTTGGGTCATTAACAGTTATCATAACAATTTTTATGATGATTACTTTACACAATAGGAGCAATCAGCATCGTTCTAATGCATTGTTAAAAAATATTTCTCCATATTTGCTGTTAATCGTTTTATTGTTCATTTCAAGAACCATTCCGCCCATTAAAGATTTTTTAACTCACCTATTTACCGTAACAATAAAGTCTTATCATTTTCAGTTATCTTTTTTATATTCGCCTGGATTTTTTCTCTTCATTGTTTGTCTTTTTACATGTATATTATTCCGTTTAAATAGCGCATCAATAATCGATAGCATTAAATTAACAATCAATAAATGTTACCCAGTATTGCTTACTACTTTTTTATATATTGTTGTTTCAGAAATGATGTCAGAGGCAAAGATGATTCAGCTACTATCTTTAACTGCTGCACATTCTTTTGGTTCACTTTTTATATTCATTACACCTTTAATTGGCGCTACGGGGGGTTTTTTAACTGGTAGTAATACGGCTTCAAATACGATGTTTATTCGATTACAAACAGAAACTGCGATACAGATTGGAGCTTCTCCCACTTTACTCGCTTGTATCCAAAATGTTAGTTCATCATTAATGACAATGGTAAACCCTTCTAGAGTCGCGTTAAGCTGTTCTGTTTGTAATATAACTACACTTGAAAACAACATTCAAATAAAAATGGCTATAGTTAGTATTGGTACGCTTGCCATTATTTTTATAGAAATCATTTTCCAATTACTATTTCTAAAATAA
- a CDS encoding transposase: MDRQRVYFSLAQKTYYTNPYEGQWNFELNVDRQALDVFEKIFQQMQLLEIANGWRAQLPYLQYHLDRENDELDLRLKKIYALIHEYGDDDTKEFVEQLPYFNKRV, from the coding sequence ATGGATCGTCAGCGTGTATATTTTTCACTTGCTCAAAAAACATATTATACAAATCCATACGAGGGTCAATGGAATTTCGAGCTCAACGTAGATCGACAAGCATTGGATGTCTTCGAAAAAATATTTCAACAAATGCAACTATTAGAAATTGCGAATGGATGGCGTGCGCAATTACCTTATTTGCAATATCATTTGGACAGAGAAAATGACGAATTAGATTTACGGTTAAAGAAAATTTACGCACTCATTCACGAATATGGAGATGACGATACAAAGGAATTTGTAGAACAGCTTCCATATTTCAATAAACGTGTCTAG